One genomic region from Bacillus rossius redtenbacheri isolate Brsri chromosome 6, Brsri_v3, whole genome shotgun sequence encodes:
- the LOC134533216 gene encoding nucleoside diphosphate kinase 7 isoform X1: protein MSGNVQHVLFVVAFLMLLQKSSYEYKRYSFAVKWDERISERTRRFLLFYYFSDGAVEMHDMGTNRLFLKRTKINAITLDQMHIGAVLNIFNRHMVITDFGDEYTRNKLAHMNERTFAMLKPSVMDRIGEILNFIRDHNYRIARLKMVSLRESDINILYEEHLGKSFMGVLSDYLTSGPSLGMELVGDQAVCRWRELMGPTEPRVALEESPSSLRALYGIDITRNGFHGSATKEDAKRELDIIFSSETHKTKTVPVTSALLEGTTLCLIKPHAIRAGLLGDIVQDIERNGFKVTAMEMFSLTVESAEELYILYKGITNEYREMVNEVLMGPCVAVEVMRPEGDTWARFREYVGPKDPEHAKVVKPNSLRAKFGVDAIHNAVYTTDLEESSKDDVLYFFSILQHCEL from the exons AGTGGAAATGTGCAGCATGTGCTCTTTGTCGTAGCATTTTTGATGTTATTGCAAAAG tCCAGTTATGAATACAAACGGTACTCCTTTGCTGTAAAATGGGATGAAAGAATATCTGAAAGAACTAGAAGATTTCTGTTGTTCTATTATTTTTCTGATGGTGCTGTTGAAATg CATGACATGGGTACCAACCGATTATTCTTGAAACGCACAAAAATCAATGCCATAACACTAGATCAGATGCATATTGGTGCTGTGTTAAACATCTTCAACAGACATATGGTGATAACTGATTTTGGTGATGAGTACACCAGAAATAAATTGGCTCATATGAATGAGAG aactTTTGCCATGTTGAAGCCGAGTGTGATGGATCGCATTGGAGAGATACTGAATTTCATCAGAGACCACAACTATCGTATAGCAAGGTTGAAAATGGTCTCGTTGCGTGAAAGTGACATAAATATTCTTTATGAAgaacatcttggaaaatcattCATGGG GGTGCTGTCTGACTACCTGACCTCGGGACCGAGCCTGGGGATGGAGCTGGTCGGTGACCAGGCGGTGTGTCGCTGGCGAGAACTGATGGGTCCGACCGAACCGAGAGTGGCGCTAGAGGAGTCTCCGAGCTCGCTGAGGGCTCTGTATGGAATTGATATTACTCGCAATGGCTTTCATGGCTCGGCAACCAAAGAAGATGCTAAAAGG GAACTGGACATCATCTTCTCCTcggaaacacacaaaactaaaacTGTTCCTGTCACTTCAGCGTTGTTGGAGGGGACCACCCTGTGCCTTATCAAGCCGCACGCCATCAGAGCAG GTTTACTTGGTGATATTGTTCAAGACATTGAAAGGAATGGGTTCAAAGTGACGGCTATGGAGATGTTCTCACTCACAGTAGAAAGTGCAGAAGAACTGTACATACTTTACAAGGGAATCACAAATGAATATAGA GAGATGGTAAATGAAGTGCTGATGGGACCGTGTGTTGCGGTGGAAGTAATGAGGCCGGAAGGGGACACTTGGGCCAGGTTCAGAGAATATGTTGGTCCAAAGGACCCG GAACATGCCAAAGTTGTAAAACCAAATTCTCTGCGTGCCAAATTTGGAGTTGATGCCATCCACAATGCAGTTTATACAACTGATTTAGAAGAAAGCAGCAAAGATGAT GTATTATATTTCTTCAGTATTCTTCAGCATTGTGAATTGTGA
- the LOC134533216 gene encoding nucleoside diphosphate kinase 7 isoform X2 encodes MSSYEYKRYSFAVKWDERISERTRRFLLFYYFSDGAVEMHDMGTNRLFLKRTKINAITLDQMHIGAVLNIFNRHMVITDFGDEYTRNKLAHMNERTFAMLKPSVMDRIGEILNFIRDHNYRIARLKMVSLRESDINILYEEHLGKSFMGVLSDYLTSGPSLGMELVGDQAVCRWRELMGPTEPRVALEESPSSLRALYGIDITRNGFHGSATKEDAKRELDIIFSSETHKTKTVPVTSALLEGTTLCLIKPHAIRAGLLGDIVQDIERNGFKVTAMEMFSLTVESAEELYILYKGITNEYREMVNEVLMGPCVAVEVMRPEGDTWARFREYVGPKDPEHAKVVKPNSLRAKFGVDAIHNAVYTTDLEESSKDDVLYFFSILQHCEL; translated from the exons tCCAGTTATGAATACAAACGGTACTCCTTTGCTGTAAAATGGGATGAAAGAATATCTGAAAGAACTAGAAGATTTCTGTTGTTCTATTATTTTTCTGATGGTGCTGTTGAAATg CATGACATGGGTACCAACCGATTATTCTTGAAACGCACAAAAATCAATGCCATAACACTAGATCAGATGCATATTGGTGCTGTGTTAAACATCTTCAACAGACATATGGTGATAACTGATTTTGGTGATGAGTACACCAGAAATAAATTGGCTCATATGAATGAGAG aactTTTGCCATGTTGAAGCCGAGTGTGATGGATCGCATTGGAGAGATACTGAATTTCATCAGAGACCACAACTATCGTATAGCAAGGTTGAAAATGGTCTCGTTGCGTGAAAGTGACATAAATATTCTTTATGAAgaacatcttggaaaatcattCATGGG GGTGCTGTCTGACTACCTGACCTCGGGACCGAGCCTGGGGATGGAGCTGGTCGGTGACCAGGCGGTGTGTCGCTGGCGAGAACTGATGGGTCCGACCGAACCGAGAGTGGCGCTAGAGGAGTCTCCGAGCTCGCTGAGGGCTCTGTATGGAATTGATATTACTCGCAATGGCTTTCATGGCTCGGCAACCAAAGAAGATGCTAAAAGG GAACTGGACATCATCTTCTCCTcggaaacacacaaaactaaaacTGTTCCTGTCACTTCAGCGTTGTTGGAGGGGACCACCCTGTGCCTTATCAAGCCGCACGCCATCAGAGCAG GTTTACTTGGTGATATTGTTCAAGACATTGAAAGGAATGGGTTCAAAGTGACGGCTATGGAGATGTTCTCACTCACAGTAGAAAGTGCAGAAGAACTGTACATACTTTACAAGGGAATCACAAATGAATATAGA GAGATGGTAAATGAAGTGCTGATGGGACCGTGTGTTGCGGTGGAAGTAATGAGGCCGGAAGGGGACACTTGGGCCAGGTTCAGAGAATATGTTGGTCCAAAGGACCCG GAACATGCCAAAGTTGTAAAACCAAATTCTCTGCGTGCCAAATTTGGAGTTGATGCCATCCACAATGCAGTTTATACAACTGATTTAGAAGAAAGCAGCAAAGATGAT GTATTATATTTCTTCAGTATTCTTCAGCATTGTGAATTGTGA